The genomic DNA ACCGCCACCGCTACGAGGTCAACAACGCGTACCGCGCCGACCTGGAGAAGACCGGCCTGCAGTTCTCCGGCCTGTCCCCGAAGGGCGACCTGGTGGAGTACGTCGAGTACCCGCGCGAGGTGCACCCCTACCTGGTCGCCACCCAGGCGCACCCGGAGCTGAAGTCCCGCCCGACCCGCCCGCACCCGCTGTTCGCGGGTCTGGTGGCGGCGGCCATCAAGATCAAGACCGGCGAGCAGTAAGCCCCTGCCGGCAGTCGGGCGGCGGTCGTGCGGATGTGTTCCGCACGGCCGCCGTTCGGCGTTTCCGGGCGCGGCGTGGCGTAGATTGTGTCGTACTGACGAAAAGGGGAGTGGTGCGACATGGCCGAGCAGGTTCGGGACACGGCGGAGCAGTGGCCGGAGCGGAACGGATCCACGCCGTTCCAGGGCAGGGTGACCGGGGTGCGGACCGAGGAGGTCCGGATGCCGGACGGGAGCTGGGCGCGGCGCGACTACCAGCTGCACCCCGGGTCGGTGGCGGTGCTCGCCCTCGACGCGGACCAGCGCGTGCTGGTGCTCCGCCAGTACCGCCACCCGGTGAAGCGGCGCCTGTGGGAGCTGCCGGCCGGCCTGCTGGACGTGCCCGGCGAGAACCCGCTGCACGCCGCCCAGCGGGAGCTCTACGAGGAGGCGCACTGCAAGGCCGGTGAGTGGCGGGTCCTGGTCGACCTCTACACCTCGCCGGGCGGCTCGAACGAGGCGCTGCGCCTGTTCGTGGCGACCGACCTCGCCGAGGCGGAGGAGGAGCGGTACGCCGCGCACGGGGAGGAACTGGAGATCGAGACGGCCCGGGTGCCGCTCGCCGAGCTGGTCCGGCTGGTCCTCGCGGGGGAACTGCAGA from Kitasatospora terrestris includes the following:
- a CDS encoding NUDIX hydrolase gives rise to the protein MAEQVRDTAEQWPERNGSTPFQGRVTGVRTEEVRMPDGSWARRDYQLHPGSVAVLALDADQRVLVLRQYRHPVKRRLWELPAGLLDVPGENPLHAAQRELYEEAHCKAGEWRVLVDLYTSPGGSNEALRLFVATDLAEAEEERYAAHGEELEIETARVPLAELVRLVLAGELQSPTMVSGVLALNAALATGGLDALRPADSPWSARPF